The DNA window TCCTGAGCTTCTTGCTTTACGAGTTTTCTCATGGTACCGTTGGCCAGCAAGGGTCGAAGGCTCTTTGGAATACGTTGGTTTCCATTCTGTGTAACATCCAGAATATGTTATTTATATTAGAAAGCGCAAAGTGGTATATGGTTCAACGGGAGTTTTAAACTTTTAATGAGtgaaaaaaataaattttttaTTCCTTGATTGGATGGATGATCAGATACCATAGATACATAGAGCTCGTCGAATGCATTCCGTTTGACTACTACATGTCGTTTGGATATCGGGTCACAAAGATATAGATTACACAAGTTTTAATGGGGAAAAGGAGCCCATATTGTAACCGAGCCCAGTTCTTTTCCATGTCTTTCTCATCTCTCCCCACAAAACCTAATACCTATATCCCTTGATGAGCGGCCACTGCCGCCTCATATTCACCCGAGGAGAGAAGATCGGAGAATAGAGAAGACAGGAGAGGGagagaaattagggttttgattTTCGTTCGTGGATTGTAAGCGTTTCTCCTCCAAAACCAgttggttatcttcttttcttcccGTTTCGCCTCAATTCCATGCTTGGGGTCATTATTCTTGATGGTGTTGCTATGGGTGCCGCCGCCTCTCCTTCCTCCCTCTGCTTGATCTCCTCCCTCAACCTCTTGGTCTACAACACTGCCCTCTCTGCCACCTCCTCTCTTTGCTCGATCTGCGCCACCACTGTCTCCGAACCATCAAGGCTCCCTTCGACGTGCTCTCTCTTGCGAGATCTGGCGCGGGGACAGTCGATCCGACGAGAGGACCTCAAATCCAAGAGACTTGGACATGACGCCACCATGGGGGTCGGCAGAGTCCCCCTCGTCGTCTTCCACTACAGGCTCACCGCCGCCTGCACCAAGCTTTTGTCGTCTTTGTCGACCCTTCCCTGGTTCGACGTCATTCATCTATGGGGTTCGGCAGTTCTGGCCCTCGGCGCCACGAAGGCGGCTCGGCCAAGAGTTGGTGCTCCTCCCATCAAGCTACGATGGATCCACCTTGGCGGCAAGGGTAAGCCTCTCATCTCTTCCACTACAAGAAATCCTTTAATCAATGACGGATTATTCATGATGAATTATAAGAATGTCACTAAGTAATTGAACACGTTCCACTACCGATTATTAAGGCCCATTCCAACCCACTACCGGCGTTGGACTATAAGAACGAAGGCAAACCCTAGCCCAATACTCCTCCCGGTCTCCCATAGCCGCACACTTCTCGGTCCTTCCATCCGCAGTCGATACTTCTCCCTCCGTCTCCTACCTCCCGAGGACCCGATCCTCCACGAGTCGCTTAACTTCACTTACCGCCACCCGGCCACCGCGTCCTCTCTCTCCTCAAACTCCCGAAACGGAGCAGCAGTAGTGTGGGGCTACGGCGGCACGGTGGCTACTGGCATCGTGGAGTAGTGGCAATGAGGAATAGCGAGCTAGGTTGCGGCGGCACGGAGCAGCGATGTGGGGTTGCGGTGGCATTGAGCTATGGCGACGCGGCCGCCCGGGGCAGGTGGCGCGGAGCAGAGGTGGCGCGGAGAAGCGGTGACGCTGTGGCGTGGGGCTGCAAATTGGGCGGCGCGCGATGCTACTGGTTCAGCAAGAGGTCCAGCAAGGAGATTGATGACATCAGCGTAAGTGCCCACCCATCCGCTTCCCTCCTCATCCATCTACTGTGTGTGCCTCTTAGGAACTCAATTCTTTACCTGCAATGCTCAGCCTGCTTGAGGAACCTATGTTCTAGATCTGGCGTCTTGGTAGGTTCTGGATCTCGAGTCTTGGTTGATGAAGATCCTTGTTCTTGCAAAATATCAATAGGctatacatagagtaacagacgGTGAGGCTTCAGTTTAATAGAGATCATAGGGGATAGAGAAGCTAGACATTCTAACTACATTGTAACAACCTTGCTTGTAAGCTCTACCTGAAGGTCAAATGAATGTGACAGGAGGTAGTAGTATGTTCACAATATTTTGTCAGACTCCACCTACAAAATAATTATGTAGTTACTAACAATATTCTCTATTGATTTCTGAAAATGCAGAACTACTTGTTCAGTTGTTCTGTTTCATTACTTGTGTTTAGTAGTGAGGACAGAAAGAAAGAGTAGATCAGTAGATAGTTTACCATAGAAGAGAACGGAGTGCTTTGTTCAAATGTTGTCTTACTTGCTCATTGATATTTGTACTGTTTCTAAGCTGAAAACGAGCCAGATTTGTCTAGTCTTACAGTAGCTAAACAAAATAAATAGCCTGTAGCATATCTTCATGTCACCTAAATAGATTTATGTTTAGTTGGTGTATGAACCTGTTGACAATTGTACTTACATGCTCATATGTGCTTGGAGGAAGCAGGCATGGCTTGGGCAGCAGCATGACATGGAAACCCTGTCAAAGAAAATCAAGAACAGGTTTGTTTCCTTTCTATTTAATTTCTGTGTTATATTCGATCAATTTGGGCCTGTGTTAAGAGCCACATGTTGTTCTGCTATATCTTTAATTCTTTGTTCATATCTTGACTTTGTAGCAATGCAAGGAGTGCTGATTTACTTTGCTATCTGTTTAATTCTTTTTTCTGCTATCTGTTTATTTCTTAGCAGATTTACTTTGTACATTCTTTCAGAACAAACCATTTGTAGAATTGCAAAGAGTGCTGATTGACAGTTTGTAGGGAAACAAGCAAGTCGACATCAACATTCAGTAAAGCTGCAGCTCTCAACTTGTAATTAAATTCTGAGCCAATGCATATACAGGTTCCACATTACTGAATTCTGAGCAAATGCATATACATGTCTCACATTACTGAATTCATATGAATACTCCCTGCTACTATGATCTGTACTAGTTAGATTTCATGAGCTCTGTTTCTTTTGCTCTTGTGTAAACTATAGACCTGTAGACTAACTGCACATGGGATCTTTACATTTTCTTAATACATGAGCAATGGACTGCAGATTAGTATAACTTTATTACCAAATACCAATACTGCCCCTTCCTTTTTTGTGCTTATTCACTACTAATTGCATTTGACTCTTTCTTATGTAGTGCCATTTAATTTGCTTACAAGCAAATATCAAGTACAGATTTATCATTTTCTTCCCTTAGTTTCAGTAGCAGCATATTATCTTAAATTTCTGTACTTGAAATCAGCTGGTGGCTAGAATTTGGAAAGACAGTGGCATGTATGCTTTCAAGATAAAGTTTCGAGCTTACACACCACCGGCTGCACTCTCAATTCTGAACTGTATTCTTTGAAAACAAAGCCACATGAACTGTTAGAAAGAAAAAATTAGAATGCTACCTACACAAGGTTATAACAAAACCATCTAAGTATATTTCAAACCAACCTGGATGGAACATATTGTTTTACTTATGCTTACATGAGAACAGGGAAGAGATCTGATTGACATTGGACACTTTACAtgtataaaaaaagagagaacaaAAGGCCTTAAGATTTGTAATGATAATCATAATGTGATAGCAATGGATAGCAGATTCACTAATAGATTTACTTGTACCTGTGATGTGTGGCGTTCAAATCTGAATGTCTCTAGtgttttttattaaattattaccaATCAACATATGTTCAAGGGTCCTGAATAAACTAGCTAGGACTATAGTTTAAGTTTTTCAGAGATTGTGATGGCTGTAGAGATGTTGGTCTGACTGTGATTAATTTCTGAGGCCACTCTCTTGGAAGTAGAATTAATTTTTTGTACTGTTTGTATAGTACACACATATTAATCTTCAGTTATTTTATTGATGATAATTTCTACTCTCTAGAAAGAAGGAAGCAACATTGCATAGGAAGGTCCAAGATGCAGCCTACAGAGTCGAAAGGTATCTACTGCCTCCATGATATTTTACCTCTGCAGTTCAGAGCAACTAAAGCCATCAGCTAGACCACTGTTGGGCAGCATAAGCAGCAATTTGGCACTGCAGAGCTTAGCTCTGTTTTCTGCAGGTTTGAGCAGCATCATTTTTATCTCATGATGCAGGGCAGTGTGGATTCACATAGGTGAAATGTCATGTTCAAGCTACAAGGTGAAACAGTGAATTAATTCTCATGTAATCATTAGCTAATGATCAGTTCCTTGCTTGTGTGATTATTCAAGCTTTATCTCTAGTCTGTAGCATTTATgtattgtttttcctttgacaatTGACAGTAGTAGTTGCTCCTGACCACATTGATTTGTATTTTGTTTTGCAGCTTGTTAGTTCTAGAAGCAGGTCTGCAGCAGGGAGATCAGTTCATTTCTGTATGTATTTTTCAGACTGAAAACCTATAGGGGCACTATCAACTCTACCTTTCTAGATGTAGATGGGTTATTTGAGTTATTTGTTGGTTCAGTGGTTTACTTGTTGGTTCTAGGTTAGTTAGCTATCTCTGCATTTATCTTTCTGCCAGCTCTGAGACTTATGTTTACCTAGGACACCATTGTTGTAGTTGGTAGAGCAAAAGTAATCGCTATAGGGATTGGTTCTTCCATTGAAATAAAATTATGCACACCCATCAAATTGAACATATCAATTTGTTCAGTCCAAACcagcatttgttactcttagataATTATCTGTTGTTGCATTGTGAGATAGTGTTGAGGTAATTTTTTTTCCTAATGAATGGTCTGAGCGACTGAAAGAGTGCAATTAAGGTAGTCCAACGATGGTTTTTTGTTAGTCCAATGATGGCAATATAATATTTAAGAAACGTGATGGACTGAATAAAACAAAGCTGCAAATCTCATATCATTCATGTCATATTTGTAGAAATGGGAAGTCTGGAAGAATTATTTGTTAGAGGGGATACTTTTTGTCCGACCATTTTTTCTTTAACTAGTTAATTTCATTTATTAATAGTGGAAGCTATAATGGATGATCTTTTTTGTTGCTGCTCAATAGCACAAATTTTCCCTGGTGCCATCATTCTTGTTTGTATGATTTTTGTCCCATCGGTGGTCTTGCTCCGAGCTTCACAAGTATGCCAAATATCCTGCAGGTTGTCAAGATCGTTTTTTGCTGTGGATAAGTCATATGTCCACGGCTGTCTTCGCGTTCAACGCAATGCATCACGTCGAAGGATGAAGTACATGaaagtttattattttttctatcATGTATATTGTATTTTTTAGCCTATAAGTTTGTATATGCTGAATCCATTGTATACATCAACTCATTATTACCATTGTATACATCTATTCATTATTATATGAATAAATAAATGTCTATTGTATGATTGGTGTATCTTGTGATGAATGTTAATATACTATTGATGTGCTAAATACGTGGCAATTGGTTGTGATATCAACATCCACGTCATTGTATAAATGATGATGTGGCTATTCAATCTATGACGGTTATATTCTATCACAAACATTGGGCTTGGGTTGGGCTAAGTGGGTCTCGGGCTGAGCTATGACAGTCTATAACCGTCATGGATTGCGTTAATCTGTGATGGTTTTCAAATAATCGTCATGCACATCAATCCATGACGCTCAATACATGACGATACCTAAAACCGTCATGGATGCTATTTTGTGATGGTTATTTAGCGATCGGTGACGGAATTGAACCGTCATGTATtaataggtttcttgtagtgttCTCTCATTCCTCTCCTCTCTGCTCACCCTCACTCTCCTAGTTTCCCAGGTTGGGAATGACAATAGATCTCGTTTGGGCCTGGAGGAGCGTATCTTTGAGGATGGAGGGCTTGCAGGCGCGGGTCTCCAAGGACGGTGGCAGGCCTCTACAGTGTCCATGGATGCAGGCTTCGCTAGCGAGCATGGTGGTGGGGCCTGGCGGCAGGTGCGGCGGTGGGGTTCGTGTTGGGCGCGGTGGCAGGCCTTGGCAGCAGGTGGTCCCGATGGCAATGCCGATGGTGGGcactatttttttgtttttaatccATTTTTAGAGCCAAGTGTTGTAATTACGCCagtatgttttttttttataaaggaaGGTTTTATTAAAACC is part of the Miscanthus floridulus cultivar M001 chromosome 9, ASM1932011v1, whole genome shotgun sequence genome and encodes:
- the LOC136482149 gene encoding uncharacterized protein isoform X1; this encodes MRNSELGCGGTEQRCGVAVALSYGDAAARGRWRGAEVARRSGDAVAWGCKLGGARCYWFSKRSSKEIDDISAWLGQQHDMETLSKKIKNRETSKSTSTFSKAAALNLKKEATLHRKVQDAAYRVERLSRSFFAVDKSYVHGCLRVQRNASRRRMKYMKVYYFFYHVYCIF
- the LOC136482149 gene encoding uncharacterized protein isoform X2, encoding MRNSELGCGGTEQRCGVAVALSYGDAAARGRWRGAEVARRSGDAVAWGCKLGGARCYWFSKRSSKEIDDISAWLGQQHDMETLSKKIKNRETSKSTSTFSKAAALNLRKQHCIGRSKMQPTESKGCQDRFLLWISHMSTAVFAFNAMHHVEG
- the LOC136482149 gene encoding uncharacterized protein isoform X3 produces the protein MATRPPGAGGAEQRWRGEAVTLWRGAANWAARDATGSARGPARRLMTSAKQAWLGQQHDMETLSKKIKNRETSKSTSTFSKAAALNLKKEATLHRKVQDAAYRVERLSRSFFAVDKSYVHGCLRVQRNASRRRMKYMKVYYFFYHVYCIF
- the LOC136482149 gene encoding uncharacterized protein isoform X4, with protein sequence MATRPPGAGGAEQRWRGEAVTLWRGAANWAARDATGSARGPARRLMTSAHGLGSSMTWKPCQRKSRTERRKQHCIGRSKMQPTESKGCQDRFLLWISHMSTAVFAFNAMHHVEG